From Cyclopterus lumpus isolate fCycLum1 chromosome 4, fCycLum1.pri, whole genome shotgun sequence, a single genomic window includes:
- the LOC117729203 gene encoding LOW QUALITY PROTEIN: vitellogenin-2-like (The sequence of the model RefSeq protein was modified relative to this genomic sequence to represent the inferred CDS: deleted 2 bases in 1 codon), which yields MWVPLLALTLTLAACHKVNLAPEFANGQTYVYKYEATVMGGLPEMGLARAGVKIRCKVMISADSGNTFILKLVDPEILEFSGIWPKEDFVPATNLTTTLTAQLLTPIKFEYANGVVGKVFAPVGLSETVLNLQRAILNIFQLNIKTTQNVYDLQEPGVQGVCKTHYAMSEDAKDDRILLTKSKDLNQCQEKIMKDIGMVHGERCVECEARGQSLKGAAAFNYIIKPTATGALILEASGTEIMQVSPFNILNGAAQMESKQSLTFLDIQKAPLDPVKGEYLHRGSVQYEFGSELLQTPIQLLKITNIKAQVVELLEHMVTHNVDVVHKHAPLKFIELLQLLRVAKCDILETLWTQYKNRVHFRRWILNIVPAIGTTTALRFLKEKFLSGELSLAESSKTLLASLHKLTVDLEAIKLVETLSKEQKIQDSPILREIVMLGYGTLVAKYCVENPSCPAELVRPLHELAVQAASSNDIEKLIATLKVIGNAGHPSSLKPITKLLPLSGSATAVLPLRVQIEAVMALRNIAKREPKMIQTMAIQLFMDKTLNPELRMVAALVLFETKLPMGLVITLANAALNENNLQIASFVYSYMKSMTRNTTPYFASVAAACNVAMKLLSPKLDRLSYRFSRTLYLDSYHDAWMAGAAATAFYINDVATVLPRAIVLKARTYLAGTFADVVEVGVRTEGIQEAILKVQEGPDNADRLTKMKQVMKALSQWSAQPSSQPLASAYMKFFGQEVAFANIDKTLINHILQLASGPAIRTLGQEALDAVLTGFKSHYSNPFLMAEVRRILPTTVGLPMELSFYTAAVVAASLELSASVTPPLSADTRVAQLLKSEISIKAAINPSVSMHTYAVMGVNTALIQASLMLRARVHSTTPAKLEARIDIMKGNFKLQILPITGVTKIVSALVDTFAVARNVENLSNAKYTPIIPAALESQALRETITSKFSRMASSLSNSMSASSEIIPAGQSSNNSSELRRPSDLKKKICSESKAFGIKSCTELKSSNIAFIRNCTLYHMIGKHSIMIDVSPADGPAIENIQIELQVGEKAADKIIKVITMSEEERLDDKSVLMKLKKILVSGPRNTTSSSSSSSSSHSLSSGSSSSSSRSSSSKSSSSSSSSSSSSSSSSSSSHRNSKQVNANTSSSSSSSSSSSSSSSRSSQLTSSKSSNSSSSSSSSSSSSSSSKSKQQLYEMKFIKNHIKQNHIVDETTTVCMTCLSRLNVWFLCLQNNRSKERSTSSRSRQSFEKIYNKAKYLSDTVAPAVTILIRALRVDRKVQGYQIAAYVNTTDARVQVIFANLEENDNWRICADGVILSDHKAMAKIAWGIECKEYDTEITAETGLVSKDPAIRLKLTWDRLPKSMMRIAKE from the exons ATGTGGGTGCCTTTGCTAGCTCTCACATTGACCCTTGCGG CGTGTCACAAGGTAAACCTCG CTCCAGAGTTTGCCAATGGACAGACCTATGTCTACAAATATGAGGCCACTGTTATGGGTGGCCTGCCTGAGATGGGTCTGGCACGGGCTGGAGTAAAAATCCGTTGCAAAGTCATGATCAGTGCGGATTCTGGTAACACCTTCATCCTGAAG CTTGTAGACCCAGAAATCCTTGAGTTCAGTGGCATCTGGCCCAAAGAGGATTTCGTCCCAGCTACCAATCTTACTACAACCCTGACTGCTCAGCTCTTGACACCCATCAAGTTTGAGTATGCTAACGGTGTTGTTGGAAAGGTGTTTGCTCCGGTTGGCCTCTCTGAAACTGTGCTGAATCTCCAAAGAGCAATCCTCAACATTTTCCAGCTGAACATCAAGACGACTCAAAATGTCTATGATCTGCAAGAG CCTGGAGTACAGGGTGTGTGCAAGACCCACTATGCCATGAGTGAGGACGCAAAGGATGACCGCATCCTGTTGACCAAGAGTAAGGACCTCAACCAGTGCCAGGAGAAAATCATGAAGGATATTGGCATGGTTCACGGAGAGAGATGCGTTGAATGTGAGGCT AGAGGACAGAGCCTGAAGGGAGCTGCTGCTTTTAACTACATCATCAAGCCAACAGCCACCGGTGCTCTGATCTTGGAGGCATCTGGTACAGAGATCATGCAGGTTTCACCTTTCAACATCTTGAATGGTGCTGCCCAGATGGAGTCTAA GCAATCCCTTACCTTCCTGGATATTCAGAAAGCCCCATTGGATCCCGTCAAAGGTGAATATCTTCACCGTGGATCCGTGCAGTACGAGTTTGGCAGCGAGCTTCTCCAGACACCCATCCAGCTTCTGAAGATCACCAATATCAAGGCTCAG GTTGTTGAGCTTCTGGAGCACATGGTGACCCACAACGTGGACGTAGTCCACAAACATGCCCCTCTGAAGTTCATTGAGCTCCTCCAGCTACTGCGTGTGGcaaaatgtgatattttggAGACCCTCTGGACTCAGTACAAAAATAGAGTCCATTTCAG ACGCTGGATCCTGAATATTGTCCCTGCCATTGGTACTACTACTGCTCTGAGGTTCCTAAAGGAGAAGTTCCTTTCTGGTGAGCTGAGTCTTGCAGAATCTTCTAAAACGCTGCTGGCATCTCTACACAAGCTGACAGTTGACCTCGAGGCCATCAAGCTAGTAGAG ACCCTGTCTAAGGAGCAAAAGATCCAAGACAGCCCAATTCTGCGTGAGATTGTCATGCTAGGATACGGCACCCTGGTTGCTAAATACTGTGTAGAGAACCCATCCTGCCCCGCTGAGCTTGTGAGG CCTCTCCATGAACTTGCTGTCCAGGCTGCTAGCAGCAATGACATCGAGAAGCTCATTGCCACTCTCAAAGTCATAGGAAATGCTGGACATCCTTCCAGCCTGAAGCCAATCACAAAGCTCCTGCCTCTCTCTGGAAGTGCTACTGCTGTTCTGCCACTCAGAGTTCAGATTGAAGCTGTTATGGCCCTGAGGAACATTGCTAAGAGGGAGCCCAAGATG ATCCAGACTATGGCTATTCAGCTGTTCATGGACAAGACTCTCAACCCGGAACTCCGTATGGTTGCTGCTCTTGTATTGTTTGAGACCAAGCTGCCCATGGGTCTGGTGATTACTCTTGCCAATGCCGCCTTGAATGAAAACAATCTGCAGATCGCTAGCTTTGTCTACTCTTACATGAAGTCTATGACCAGGAACACAACTCCTTACTTTGCCTCAGT TGCTGCTGCCTGTAACGTTGCTATGAAGCTACTCAGTCCCAAATTGGACAGACTCAGCTATCGCTTCAGCAGAACTCTCTATCTTGATTCCTACCACG ATGCCTGGATGGCGGGTGCTGCTGCCACCGCCTTCTATATTAATGATGTTGCAACTGTTTTGCCAAGAGCCATTGTGCTCAAAGCTCGCACCTATCTGGCAGGAACTTTTGCTGATGTTGTTGAG GTTGGAGTGAGAACTGAGGGAATACAGGAGGCCATTCTGAAAGTCCAAGAGGGTCCAGATAATGCTGACAGGCTGACCAAGATGAAACAAGTTATGAAGGCT CTTTCTCAGTGGAGTGCTCAACCTTCCAGCCAGCCCCTGGCCTCTGCATATATGAAGTTCTTCGGACAGGAAGTTGCATTTGCCAACATTGACAAAACCCTTATTAACCATATTCTTCAG CTTGCCTCTGGACCAGCAATTCGCACTCTTGGCCAGGAGGCTTTAGATGCTGTGCTGACTGGTTTCAAAAGCCATTACTCTAATCCATTCTTGATGGCTGAGGTTCGTCGCATCCTTCCCACCACCGTTGGTCTGCCCATGGAGCTCAGTTTCTATACTGCTGCTGTGGTTGCTGCATCTCTTGAAT TGTCTGCAAGTGTAACACCACCTCTGTCTGCCGACACACGTGTTGCCCAGCTTCTGAAGTCTGAGATAAGCATTAAGGCTGCCATTAACCCCAG tgtttccatGCATACCTACGCAGTTATGGGAGTGAATACTGCTCTCATCCAGGCTTCTCTGATGTTAAGAGCCAGAGTTCACTCAACTACGCCTGCAAAGTTAGAAGCAAGAATTGACATTATGAAGGGAAACTTCAAGCTTCAGATCCTTCCTATTACGGGTGTCACAAAGATCGTATCTGCACT TGTTGATACTTTTGCTGTTGCAAGAAATGTAGAAAACCTCTCAAATGCCAAATACACACCAATAATCCCAGCTGCACTGGAATCACAGGCGTTAAGGGAGACCATCACCTCAAAGTTTTCAAGGATGGCATCCTCTCTGTCTAATAGCATG tcAGCATCATCTGAAATCATTCCCGCTGGCCAGTCAAGTAACAATTCCAGCGAACTGAGACGTCCCTCAGACCTCAAGAAGAAAATATGTTCAGAAAGCAAAGCTTTTGGTATCAAGTCATGCACTGAGCTTAAGTCTAGCAACATCGCTTTCATCAGAAACTGCACACTCTACCACATGATTGGAAAACATTCCATCATGATTGATGTTTCACCAG CTGATGGGCCAGCTATCGAGAATATTCAAATTGAGCTTCAGGTTGGAGAAAAGGCAGCAGATAAGATCATCAAAGTGATTACCATGAGTGAGGAAGAACGTCTTGACGACAAGAGCGTGCTGATGAAACTAAAGAAAATCCTGGTATCTGGTCCGAGGAACACCACATCATCTTCAtccagctccagcagctctCATTCTCTCAGCTCTGGCTCCAGCAGCTCTTCTTCTAGATCATCCTCATCCaagtcctcctccagctcctcctccagctcctcctccagctcctcctccagctcctcctctcaccGTAATAGCAAGCAGGTCAATGCTAACACTTCAAGCAGTTCTTCAAGCAGTTCTTCAAGCAGTTCTTCAAGCAGCCGTTCATCTCAATTAACCAGCAGCAAATCTTCCAACTCCAGCTcatccagctccagctccagctccagctcatCCAGCTCCAAGTCCAAG CAACAACTCTATGAAATGAAGTTCATCAAGAACCACATCAAGCAG AATCATATAGTTGATGAGACAACCACAGTGTGTATGACATGTTTAAGCAGGCTAAATGTATGGTTTCTATGTTTGCAGAATAATCGCTCCAAAGAACGTTCCACCAGCAGTCGCAGTCGCCAAAGTTTCGAGAAAATCTACAATAAG GCCAAGTACCTCTCTGATACCGTCGCTCCTGCTGTGACCATTCTCATACGTGCTCTGAGAGTCGACCGCAAGGTCCAGGGATACCAGATTGCAGCTTACGTTAACACAACTGATGCCAGAGTGCAGGTCATTTTTGCCAACCTGGAAGAGAATGACAACTGGAGAATCTGTGCCGATGGTGTGATTCTGAGCGATCACAAAgcgatg GCTAAGATTGCCTGGGGCATTGAGTGCAAAGAATACGATACTGAGATCACAGCTGAGACTGGTCTTGTGAGTAAAGATCCTGCAATCCGCCTGAAGCTTACCTGGGACAGACTTCCAAAGAGCATGATGCGCATTGCAAAAGAGTAA